The following are from one region of the Paenibacillus protaetiae genome:
- a CDS encoding BofC C-terminal domain-containing protein: MIRLSIWRQLKRRLRRSKRGQLALGCAAAVFCAGALAPLHAGTAAAASSPSVVQMLQEMDEPVTVIVNRIYICGEETKPIGQMKGAQAAALLKQHPDWTAFLDRERHKVIFAQHIEELSQLCTNELYMGIDRRGNLSLFDGLPREEKVMRTFFQLDVNFMESSLPEKQLEQLIGGIKISDMDEYNSVLSTFSDYAVNPKRKNVY; the protein is encoded by the coding sequence ATGATACGTTTAAGCATTTGGAGGCAGTTAAAGCGGCGATTGCGAAGAAGCAAAAGAGGGCAGCTTGCCTTAGGCTGCGCAGCGGCTGTTTTTTGCGCGGGAGCATTGGCGCCCCTGCATGCCGGAACGGCAGCGGCAGCTTCTTCTCCTTCAGTTGTTCAAATGCTGCAGGAGATGGATGAACCGGTAACGGTGATCGTCAACCGGATCTATATATGCGGCGAGGAAACAAAACCGATAGGGCAAATGAAAGGGGCGCAGGCTGCCGCTTTGCTGAAGCAGCATCCGGACTGGACAGCCTTTCTGGATCGGGAACGGCATAAAGTGATCTTCGCCCAGCATATTGAGGAATTGTCCCAGCTGTGCACGAATGAGCTGTATATGGGGATCGACCGGCGCGGAAATTTATCGCTTTTTGACGGATTGCCCCGGGAAGAGAAAGTGATGCGCACCTTTTTTCAGCTCGATGTGAACTTTATGGAAAGCAGCCTGCCGGAAAAACAGCTGGAGCAGCTGATTGGCGGCATCAAAATTTCGGACATGGACGAATACAATAGCGTGTTGTCCACGTTCAGCGATTATGCCGTCAATCCTAAACGGAAAAATGTGTATTAA
- the ruvC gene encoding crossover junction endodeoxyribonuclease RuvC: MRILGIDPGIAIAGFGFIDKIGSKIVPVQYGSIETDAKTPPEKRLLQVYESAGALMDKYKPDEVSVEKLFFNRNVTTAFSVGQARGVIILAAAQRGLPVAEYTPLQVKQAVVGYGKAEKRQVQEMVKMFLKLSAIPKPDDVADALAVAICHAHSVVMKQKINEVRP, encoded by the coding sequence TTGCGCATTCTTGGCATAGACCCCGGCATCGCCATAGCGGGTTTTGGCTTTATTGATAAAATAGGTTCTAAAATTGTTCCGGTGCAATACGGTTCCATTGAAACAGATGCGAAGACGCCGCCCGAGAAACGGCTGCTTCAAGTCTATGAATCGGCCGGAGCGCTGATGGATAAATACAAGCCGGATGAAGTTTCGGTCGAGAAGCTGTTTTTTAACCGAAATGTAACGACGGCTTTTTCTGTCGGTCAAGCGCGCGGGGTTATTATTTTGGCTGCTGCGCAGCGTGGGCTTCCAGTGGCCGAATATACGCCGCTCCAGGTGAAGCAGGCGGTTGTCGGCTATGGGAAAGCGGAGAAACGGCAGGTGCAGGAAATGGTCAAAATGTTCCTGAAGCTGTCTGCCATTCCGAAGCCCGATGATGTCGCGGACGCACTCGCCGTCGCCATCTGCCATGCGCATTCGGTAGTGATGAAGCAAAAAATAAACGAGGTGCGTCCATGA
- the ruvB gene encoding Holliday junction branch migration DNA helicase RuvB — MEDRIISANLMMEDHVVELSLRPRYLSEYIGQTQAKENLKIYIEAAKMRKEALDHVLLYGPPGLGKTTLSNIIANELGVNLRTTSGPAIERPGDLAALLTNLQEGDVLFIDEIHRLSRAVEEVLYPAMEDYALDIMIGKGPSARSVRLDLPRFTLIGATTRAGLLSAPLRDRFGVVSRLEYYTIEELSFIVSRTADLLGMAIVGEAAEEIAMRSRGTPRIANRLLKRVRDFAQVRGDGVITHEIANQAMELLQVDPMGLDHIDHKMLHAMMTSFAGRPVGLDTIAATVGEESQTIEDVYEPYLLQIGFLQRTPRGRVCTEPAYRHMKLPYPGQE; from the coding sequence GTGGAGGATCGTATTATTTCCGCCAATTTAATGATGGAAGACCATGTGGTCGAGCTTAGTTTACGCCCGCGGTACTTGTCGGAGTACATAGGCCAGACGCAAGCGAAGGAAAATTTGAAAATTTATATCGAAGCGGCCAAAATGCGCAAGGAAGCGCTGGATCATGTCCTGCTGTACGGCCCTCCCGGCCTTGGCAAAACGACGCTCTCGAACATTATCGCCAACGAACTGGGCGTTAATTTGCGTACGACTTCGGGGCCGGCTATTGAACGGCCGGGCGATTTGGCGGCGCTGCTGACGAATTTGCAGGAAGGCGACGTGCTGTTTATCGACGAGATTCACCGGCTTTCCCGTGCGGTCGAAGAAGTGCTGTACCCGGCGATGGAAGACTATGCGCTTGATATTATGATCGGCAAAGGGCCTAGTGCGCGGTCGGTGCGGCTTGATTTGCCTCGTTTTACACTAATCGGGGCAACGACCCGAGCAGGACTGTTGTCTGCGCCTTTAAGAGACCGCTTCGGCGTGGTCAGCCGGCTCGAATACTATACAATTGAAGAGCTTTCGTTCATCGTTTCGCGTACGGCGGATTTGCTTGGCATGGCAATCGTCGGGGAAGCGGCCGAGGAGATTGCGATGCGATCGCGGGGAACGCCGCGTATCGCCAATCGCCTGCTGAAGCGGGTGCGCGACTTTGCGCAGGTGCGCGGGGACGGCGTCATTACGCATGAAATCGCCAACCAGGCGATGGAGCTGCTGCAGGTGGACCCGATGGGGCTGGACCATATCGACCATAAAATGCTGCATGCGATGATGACTTCCTTTGCCGGGCGTCCCGTCGGGCTCGATACAATTGCAGCTACAGTGGGGGAAGAAAGCCAGACGATCGAGGATGTCTATGAGCCGTATTTGCTGCAGATCGGCTTTTTGCAGCGTACGCCGCGGGGACGGGTATGCACGGAGCCGGCTTACCGGCACATGAAGCTGCCATACCCCGGCCAGGAATAA
- a CDS encoding SpoIID/LytB domain-containing protein, with product MNINRKVRRISLLTTLGVFLMAMFAVTPSQGAVPQLDTIRVALFLNYPGKYTANTPAATFQSADKLNIGVRLPSGTDNWFAAQGGTPVRFSNDDYKVKVAETTDFNVAVAAFKRVKAASGTGFIYSSWKNNAPVYQVLEGVYTTAEAGTTALARWSGDAELLKQNGGFKPALQGPLHFKSGSYASEVAAETAAKAFGNAGVDAYVAVQKPAGAVSYTVLVGAAADQAGLAAVQAQAAAAGSLQPVAAGDFYMLKRADYTSTINASEPVDAYIFPSNDMKVWVSPAGGGATQLVERYNRSYRGDFEISVFNDRLAVVNELPFEQYLYAVVGSEMYASWPAEALKAQAVAARTYALYQGFGFQIAHVVDSVLSEAYGGIGAETNSTRAAVDATAGEVLMYQGKLIEALFSSNGGGQTSDASEVWGNAVPYLKSVNSPWDSIAEQGLKKWYRVALPNGTSGYVIEDQLADTGEVNPVGKPIMEVTSSGATVRKLPLQDSTAPVASLTAGSTVVAVDKTVQSNTMNWVRGPFTSSELLGTMKNYITGLPSSITSLEVTSRGASGRVLAMQANGAPLTIKSPDSFRSALGSLPSTKFTVDETAKMALRGAGSVSVTRTGNASPLYMIGSDGTAKPLASANVYVLNGSGQLRTATKDTAFRFTGTGNGHGIGLSQYGAYGLAEQGYDYQYILQYYYTDVNIVKE from the coding sequence ATGAACATAAACCGGAAAGTGCGCCGCATATCGCTGCTGACTACACTTGGCGTATTTCTGATGGCGATGTTTGCCGTTACGCCTTCGCAAGGGGCTGTGCCGCAGCTGGATACCATTCGAGTGGCACTATTTTTAAATTATCCGGGGAAATATACGGCGAATACGCCGGCCGCGACTTTTCAGTCGGCGGACAAGCTGAACATTGGCGTCCGGTTGCCTTCCGGCACGGATAATTGGTTTGCTGCGCAAGGCGGCACGCCAGTCCGGTTCAGCAATGATGATTATAAAGTGAAAGTTGCCGAGACGACTGATTTTAACGTGGCGGTTGCTGCATTCAAACGGGTAAAAGCGGCGTCCGGCACCGGATTTATTTATTCAAGCTGGAAAAATAACGCGCCTGTGTATCAGGTGCTGGAAGGCGTATATACAACCGCAGAGGCGGGCACGACCGCCCTGGCCCGCTGGAGCGGGGATGCCGAGCTGCTGAAGCAAAATGGTGGCTTCAAGCCGGCGCTGCAAGGGCCGCTGCATTTCAAGAGCGGCAGTTATGCTTCGGAAGTCGCAGCGGAAACAGCGGCGAAGGCGTTTGGCAATGCCGGCGTCGACGCTTATGTAGCTGTGCAGAAGCCGGCCGGCGCGGTAAGCTACACGGTGCTTGTAGGCGCAGCCGCCGACCAGGCGGGGCTTGCTGCCGTACAGGCGCAAGCAGCGGCTGCAGGCAGCCTGCAGCCGGTAGCGGCCGGCGATTTTTATATGCTGAAGCGGGCTGACTATACATCGACCATTAACGCAAGCGAACCGGTGGATGCTTACATATTCCCTTCAAACGATATGAAGGTATGGGTCTCTCCGGCTGGCGGCGGCGCCACGCAGCTGGTGGAAAGATACAACCGCTCTTATCGCGGCGATTTTGAAATCAGCGTATTTAACGACCGGCTTGCTGTCGTGAACGAGCTGCCTTTCGAGCAATATTTGTATGCGGTAGTCGGGTCGGAAATGTACGCTTCCTGGCCGGCTGAAGCGCTGAAGGCGCAGGCTGTTGCCGCAAGGACGTACGCCCTGTATCAAGGATTTGGCTTCCAGATTGCCCATGTGGTCGACAGCGTGTTAAGCGAGGCTTATGGCGGCATCGGGGCAGAGACGAATTCGACAAGGGCTGCTGTGGATGCGACAGCCGGGGAAGTGCTGATGTATCAAGGGAAGCTGATAGAGGCGCTGTTCTCCTCCAACGGGGGCGGGCAAACTTCGGATGCGTCCGAAGTGTGGGGCAATGCGGTTCCTTATTTAAAAAGCGTGAACAGCCCTTGGGACAGCATTGCTGAACAGGGCCTAAAAAAATGGTACCGCGTAGCTTTGCCTAACGGCACATCGGGTTACGTTATCGAAGACCAGCTTGCCGATACCGGCGAGGTCAATCCGGTCGGCAAACCGATTATGGAGGTTACCTCTTCAGGCGCAACGGTGCGCAAGCTGCCGCTTCAGGACTCGACAGCTCCGGTTGCTTCCCTTACTGCGGGTTCAACGGTTGTAGCGGTTGACAAAACGGTTCAGTCCAATACGATGAATTGGGTAAGAGGGCCGTTTACGTCGTCGGAACTGCTCGGCACGATGAAAAATTACATAACCGGGCTGCCTTCTTCGATTACATCGCTGGAGGTAACTTCCAGAGGGGCATCCGGTCGTGTGCTTGCAATGCAGGCAAACGGCGCGCCGCTTACGATTAAATCCCCGGACAGCTTCCGTTCCGCCCTGGGTTCGCTGCCAAGCACGAAGTTTACGGTGGACGAAACAGCTAAAATGGCATTGCGGGGAGCCGGTTCCGTATCGGTAACTCGTACAGGCAACGCATCGCCGCTTTATATGATCGGCTCCGACGGCACGGCGAAACCTCTGGCTTCTGCTAACGTGTATGTGTTAAACGGCAGCGGGCAACTAAGAACCGCTACCAAAGACACCGCCTTCCGCTTTACCGGAACCGGCAACGGACACGGCATCGGTTTGTCCCAATACGGCGCCTACGGGCTTGCCGAGCAAGGGTATGACTATCAATACATTTTGCAATACTACTATACAGACGTAAATATCGTTAAGGAATGA
- the queA gene encoding tRNA preQ1(34) S-adenosylmethionine ribosyltransferase-isomerase QueA, with protein sequence MNVDSFDFELPERLIAQTPLAERTSSRLLALNKRTGEIQHRTFTDLEQYIAPGDVLVLNDTRVIPARLIGAKTDTGARAELLLLKQLEGDRWETLAKPAKRLKVGAEIGFGDRGDGTPLLRAVVEEEGEMGGRTVKFMYEGIFPELLDRLGEMPLPPYIKERLEERERYQTVYARHEGSAAAPTAGLHFTKEYLQQLQDKGVIIAYITLHVGLGTFRPMSAETVEEHVMHSEYYELNEHNASLIREAKARGSKVIAVGTTSCRTLETVASQSKDGQVQAGSGWTDIFIYPGYTFKLVDCLLTNFHLPKSTLVMLVSALAGREPIMKAYAEAVEREYRFFSFGDAMFIYE encoded by the coding sequence ATGAATGTAGATTCATTTGATTTTGAGCTGCCGGAGCGGCTGATTGCCCAAACTCCGCTGGCTGAACGCACTTCTTCCAGACTGCTTGCGTTAAACAAACGTACCGGAGAGATCCAACACCGCACATTTACGGACCTGGAGCAATATATAGCTCCGGGCGATGTGCTTGTACTGAATGATACAAGAGTAATACCGGCCAGATTGATCGGCGCCAAAACGGATACGGGAGCGAGAGCGGAGCTGCTGCTGCTGAAGCAGCTGGAAGGCGACCGCTGGGAAACGCTCGCCAAGCCGGCCAAGCGGCTGAAAGTCGGAGCCGAAATCGGCTTCGGCGATCGCGGCGACGGCACGCCGCTGCTGCGCGCGGTTGTAGAAGAGGAAGGCGAGATGGGCGGCCGGACCGTTAAGTTTATGTATGAAGGCATTTTTCCGGAGCTGTTGGACCGGCTTGGCGAAATGCCGCTTCCCCCTTATATTAAAGAAAGGCTGGAAGAGCGGGAGCGGTATCAAACCGTATACGCGCGCCATGAAGGATCGGCCGCTGCGCCTACCGCAGGGCTTCATTTTACGAAGGAATATTTGCAGCAACTGCAGGATAAAGGCGTCATTATTGCTTATATTACGCTTCATGTCGGGCTGGGGACGTTCCGTCCGATGTCTGCTGAAACGGTGGAAGAGCATGTTATGCACTCGGAGTATTATGAGCTGAACGAGCATAATGCCAGCTTGATCCGCGAAGCCAAAGCGCGCGGCTCCAAAGTAATAGCCGTCGGCACGACATCGTGCCGCACGCTGGAGACGGTCGCTTCGCAGTCAAAAGACGGGCAGGTACAAGCAGGAAGCGGCTGGACGGATATTTTTATTTACCCGGGATATACGTTTAAGCTTGTGGATTGCTTGCTGACGAACTTCCATTTGCCCAAATCGACATTAGTGATGCTGGTCAGCGCGCTTGCCGGCCGCGAACCGATTATGAAAGCTTATGCGGAAGCAGTCGAGCGCGAATACCGGTTTTTCAGCTTTGGCGATGCAATGTTTATTTATGAATAA
- the yajC gene encoding preprotein translocase subunit YajC, giving the protein MLFAADAAGGGGGNFLNLIWPFILMFAVFYFLLIRPQQKKQKQRNSLLSQLKKGDKITTIGGLHGTIVELTDDTAVVRVNDTTKLTFERSAISTVVSSAPAPTASE; this is encoded by the coding sequence ATGTTGTTTGCAGCAGATGCAGCAGGCGGTGGCGGCGGTAACTTTTTAAACCTCATCTGGCCGTTTATTTTAATGTTTGCGGTATTTTATTTTCTGCTTATTCGTCCGCAGCAAAAGAAACAAAAACAGCGCAACTCGCTGTTAAGCCAATTGAAAAAAGGCGATAAAATTACGACGATCGGCGGCCTGCACGGCACGATTGTAGAACTGACGGATGATACTGCAGTTGTTCGCGTAAACGATACAACGAAGCTTACGTTTGAACGCAGCGCGATCAGTACTGTCGTTAGCAGCGCTCCGGCGCCAACAGCTTCCGAATAA